In Amaranthus tricolor cultivar Red isolate AtriRed21 chromosome 3, ASM2621246v1, whole genome shotgun sequence, a single window of DNA contains:
- the LOC130808302 gene encoding uncharacterized mitochondrial protein AtMg00810-like, whose amino-acid sequence MEICKTSAGIILTQHKFTKELLQFSGLDLSKRATTPLPTSFKLHSDVGDPYFDPAFYRSLVGKLNFLTHSRPDLTFVVQTLSQSMQDPKVPHMQALHHTLRYIAGSIGQGILLKAGERISLIGYSDSDWATCPTTRRSITGYLVLFGGSPVSWKRKKQSTISKSSSEAEYRAMAAVASEITYIEKNPVPYERTKHIELDAHFTREKVLDGLLQLQYLPTAQQLAYAFTKNLSAAQLQYLMTKLGLVQTTIPSLRGGIGDDASSSTNPPQAG is encoded by the exons ATGGAGATATGTAAGACTTCTGCTGGTATAATCTTAACACAACACAAATTCACAAAGGAATTGCTACAATTCAGTGGTCTTGATCTATCGAAAAGAGCCACCACTCCACTCCCCACATCTTTCAAATTACATTCAGATGTAGGAGACCCTTATTTTGATCCAGCTTTCTACAGATCATTAGTTGGAAAGTTAAACTTTCTTACTCACAGCAGGCCTGATCTTACTTTTGTTGTTCAGACCTTGAGTCAGTCCATGCAAGATCCCAAGGTTCCTCATATGCAAGCCCTACACCATACATTGAGATATATTGCTGGTTCCATTGGCCAAGGCATTCTCTTAAAGGCTGGTGAACGTATTTCTCTTATTGGCTATTCAGATTCAGATTGGGCTACTTGTCCCACAACTAGAAGGTCTATAACTGGGTACCTTGTTTTGTTTGGTGGCTCACCAGTTTCATGGAAAAGAAAGAAACAGTCCACTATATCCAAGTCTTCCTCAGAAGCAGAATATCGTGCTATGGCTGCTGTTGCTTCTGAAATTACTTA CATTGAAAAGAATCCTGTGCCCTATGagcgtacaaaacacattgaattAGATGCTCATTTCACTCGAGAAAAGGTCCTAGATGGTCTGTTACAGTTGCAATATCTTCCCACTGCTCAACAGTTAGCATATGCATTCACTAAGAATTTGTCTGCAGCACAACTACAGTATTTGATGACCAAGCTAGGTCTAGTTCAAACCACCATCCCTAGCTTAAGGGGGGGTATTGGGGATGATGCATCTAGCTCAACAAATCCACCACAAGCTGGTTGA